A genomic stretch from Gemmatimonadaceae bacterium includes:
- a CDS encoding PHB depolymerase family esterase, whose translation MMTRRFRLSVLACAGMLAIPATRGGSAQPTEPTMTATDAVGQVITGRFHGPAGGRAWRLYVPSSYVRSKPPMLMVLLHGCTQTAADIARGSQMDQVAEELGFLVLYPEQPVEANPRTCWNWFDAAHQARDAGEPAILAGLVADVLTQFPADPTRVHIVGISAGAAMAGLVAVAYPERFATLTSLSGVPWQAARNVGAALSVMQRGAGDAVPSADAVLLGMGAHSRALPVLVIHGGADAVVAFRNADETATQWVGVHDRLRANAGAPPLQATPEQVTQDNAYTVRRVDWRDASGAAVVTRVRIDELGHAWAGGSTAGTFTDAKGPDVSRMVATFCQQHRLP comes from the coding sequence ATGATGACTCGCCGGTTTCGACTGTCCGTCCTGGCGTGCGCGGGGATGCTGGCCATCCCCGCCACGCGAGGCGGAAGCGCCCAACCAACGGAGCCGACGATGACCGCGACGGATGCGGTGGGGCAGGTGATCACGGGGCGGTTTCACGGTCCCGCGGGCGGCCGGGCATGGCGCCTGTATGTGCCGTCGTCCTATGTGCGGTCCAAGCCGCCAATGCTGATGGTGCTGTTGCACGGATGCACGCAAACCGCCGCAGATATCGCGCGCGGATCACAGATGGATCAGGTGGCGGAGGAACTCGGCTTTCTCGTGTTGTATCCTGAACAGCCGGTGGAGGCGAATCCGCGGACGTGCTGGAACTGGTTCGATGCCGCCCATCAGGCACGTGACGCAGGGGAGCCCGCGATCCTCGCCGGTCTGGTGGCCGATGTCTTGACGCAATTTCCCGCGGACCCGACGCGCGTCCATATTGTCGGCATCTCCGCCGGTGCGGCGATGGCCGGACTGGTCGCCGTGGCGTATCCCGAGCGATTCGCGACGCTGACCAGCTTGAGTGGCGTGCCGTGGCAGGCTGCGCGCAACGTGGGAGCGGCGCTGTCGGTGATGCAACGCGGTGCCGGCGATGCCGTGCCCTCGGCGGATGCCGTGCTGCTCGGCATGGGGGCGCACTCGCGGGCACTCCCGGTGCTGGTCATTCATGGTGGTGCCGATGCCGTGGTGGCTTTTCGTAATGCCGACGAGACGGCCACGCAATGGGTCGGTGTGCACGATCGTCTCCGGGCAAACGCGGGCGCTCCGCCGTTGCAGGCCACGCCCGAACAGGTGACGCAGGATAATGCGTACACGGTGCGGCGCGTCGATTGGCGCGACGCCAGCGGTGCGGCGGTCGTCACGCGCGTGCGCATTGACGAATTGGGCCATGCCTGGGCGGGCGGTTCGACGGCCGGCACCTTCACGGATGCCAAGGGTCCTGACGTGAGTCGGATGGTGGCCACGTTTTGTCAACAACACCGTTTGCCGTAG
- a CDS encoding AMP-binding protein, with amino-acid sequence MPVLTPEIFDPLSWWSRVEGTRVALIEAASARRHTYRSLDIDADRWCARLAGWGIGHGDRVAILAQNRAEFIPLLFGCIRRGAILVPLNWRLSAPELARVVEDASPVVLLGEDRMRTLAEAALAVATLERIPEWRDLDRDLASVAEHVPMSQARSAEDATMLLYTSGSTGSPKGVMVPHRQLLWNAIATTTAWRIGADDVGPIATPFFHTGGWNVFTTPMLFRGGTLVLTDGFDAAGYFEMLERFGVTLAFGVPTQLAMVRETASWGRPLPALRTFLSGGAPCAQRIKDAVRLAGYKFREGYGLTECGPNCFATSDATAIEKDGTVGWPMPFLSMRLRDETGRVAGDDEVGELELRGPQLFGGYFRAPQQTAEVMTDDGFLRTGDLASRDADGVYTIRGRRKEMFISGGENVFPGEVETALLDCPGVREATVIGVADARWGEVGCALVVRESDALDATVLLAHARSRLAGYKVPKHVQFVDAIPRLGSGKIDRRAAHALIPP; translated from the coding sequence GTGCCTGTGTTGACCCCTGAGATCTTCGATCCGTTGAGCTGGTGGTCCCGCGTTGAGGGCACGCGCGTGGCATTGATCGAGGCCGCGTCCGCGCGACGGCACACCTATCGGTCGTTGGACATCGATGCCGACAGGTGGTGCGCTCGACTGGCGGGGTGGGGCATCGGGCACGGCGACCGCGTGGCTATCCTCGCACAAAATCGCGCGGAGTTTATCCCACTCCTCTTCGGGTGCATTCGTCGCGGGGCGATACTCGTTCCCCTCAACTGGCGGCTCTCGGCGCCGGAACTTGCCCGCGTGGTGGAGGATGCATCGCCAGTGGTCCTCCTGGGCGAAGACCGCATGCGGACGCTGGCCGAAGCCGCACTGGCCGTGGCGACCCTTGAGCGGATTCCCGAGTGGCGCGATCTCGATCGCGATCTCGCTTCCGTCGCGGAGCACGTGCCCATGTCGCAAGCCCGCTCGGCGGAAGACGCCACGATGTTACTGTACACGTCGGGGAGTACCGGTTCGCCCAAGGGCGTGATGGTGCCGCATCGGCAATTGCTCTGGAACGCCATCGCCACGACGACGGCCTGGCGCATCGGCGCCGATGATGTGGGACCGATCGCGACGCCGTTCTTTCATACCGGTGGGTGGAATGTCTTCACTACGCCCATGCTGTTCCGGGGCGGCACGCTCGTCCTCACCGACGGGTTCGACGCCGCGGGATACTTCGAGATGCTCGAACGCTTTGGTGTGACGCTGGCGTTTGGCGTCCCCACGCAACTGGCCATGGTGCGCGAAACCGCAAGTTGGGGACGTCCGTTGCCGGCCCTGCGCACCTTTCTCTCCGGCGGGGCTCCCTGCGCACAGCGCATCAAGGACGCGGTCCGACTCGCTGGCTACAAGTTCCGGGAAGGGTACGGTCTCACGGAATGCGGTCCGAATTGTTTTGCCACCAGCGACGCAACGGCCATCGAGAAGGATGGAACCGTGGGTTGGCCCATGCCTTTTCTCTCGATGCGTTTGCGGGACGAGACCGGCCGCGTGGCGGGTGATGACGAAGTGGGTGAACTGGAGTTGCGTGGCCCGCAGTTGTTTGGCGGCTATTTTCGCGCCCCCCAACAGACGGCCGAGGTGATGACGGACGACGGATTCCTGCGGACCGGCGACCTGGCCAGTCGCGACGCGGATGGCGTCTACACCATACGCGGACGGCGCAAGGAGATGTTCATTTCGGGGGGAGAAAACGTCTTCCCCGGCGAGGTGGAAACGGCGTTGCTTGACTGCCCTGGCGTCAGGGAGGCGACCGTCATCGGGGTGGCCGACGCGCGGTGGGGCGAAGTGGGGTGCGCGCTGGTCGTGCGGGAGAGTGACGCGTTGGATGCGACCGTGTTGCTGGCGCACGCACGATCGCGGCTGGCGGGATACAAAGTCCCCAAGCATGTGCAGTTCGTCGATGCCATCCCGCGTCTGGGATCCGGCAAGATTGATCGACGGGCCGCGCACGCGCTGATCCCGCCGTGA
- a CDS encoding aminotransferase class I/II-fold pyridoxal phosphate-dependent enzyme — translation MPRLSARFGAFPAYPLAHIPARKKALIDAGVDVIDLGAGDADLAPPAAAVTALQRAAEVPAMQRYGFGLGFVPYREAVSAWMAQRFGQRFDPMTEIVPLLGSKEGLAHVAFAYVGPGDVGIIPDPAYQAYLGGTLLSDAQPYVYALRPRTDFLVELDEIPPDILARTRVLYLNYPNNPTAAIAPRDYLERVVRTCRERDILLVYDNAYSEMGFEGYVPPSIFEIDGARDVAIEFHSLSKTYNMTGWRCGWAVAKPEIATALAKVKSFTDTGQYMGIQAAGVAAIESWATFVPENLRTFQIRRDAAVDAFRANGFTAETPRATMYLWIPLPDGIASKDFADRLREDAGVIVLPGSGFGAGGEGFFRISFIQPPARIAEAARRAGDVLRSMRTEHDARPSPVTARG, via the coding sequence ATGCCACGACTTTCCGCTCGATTCGGTGCCTTCCCAGCCTATCCACTGGCGCACATCCCCGCCCGCAAGAAGGCACTGATCGACGCCGGCGTTGATGTGATCGACCTGGGCGCCGGCGACGCGGATCTCGCGCCGCCGGCGGCGGCGGTCACCGCCTTGCAGCGGGCGGCTGAGGTGCCGGCCATGCAACGGTACGGTTTTGGGCTGGGGTTTGTGCCGTATCGCGAGGCGGTCTCCGCCTGGATGGCGCAGCGCTTCGGACAGCGTTTCGATCCGATGACGGAAATCGTGCCACTCCTTGGCAGCAAGGAAGGGCTGGCCCATGTGGCATTTGCATACGTGGGTCCGGGCGATGTGGGCATCATTCCCGATCCCGCGTATCAAGCGTATCTCGGGGGGACGCTGTTGAGTGATGCGCAGCCGTACGTGTATGCGCTGCGCCCGAGAACGGACTTCCTCGTCGAGCTGGACGAGATTCCGCCGGATATCCTGGCGCGCACGCGCGTGCTGTATCTCAACTATCCCAACAACCCCACGGCCGCCATCGCCCCGCGTGACTATCTCGAGCGCGTGGTGCGGACGTGTCGCGAGCGCGACATCCTGTTGGTGTACGACAATGCGTACTCCGAGATGGGCTTCGAGGGGTATGTGCCGCCGAGCATCTTCGAGATCGATGGCGCGCGCGACGTGGCCATCGAGTTCCATTCGCTGTCGAAGACGTACAACATGACGGGATGGCGCTGCGGTTGGGCGGTCGCCAAGCCGGAGATTGCCACGGCGCTTGCCAAGGTGAAATCGTTCACCGACACGGGCCAGTACATGGGAATTCAGGCGGCGGGCGTCGCCGCCATTGAAAGCTGGGCGACGTTCGTGCCGGAGAATCTCCGAACGTTTCAGATACGACGTGACGCCGCGGTGGACGCGTTTCGCGCCAATGGATTCACGGCGGAGACTCCGCGCGCGACCATGTACCTGTGGATACCGTTGCCCGACGGGATCGCCAGCAAGGACTTCGCCGATCGGCTGCGGGAGGACGCGGGCGTGATCGTGCTGCCTGGATCGGGTTTTGGCGCAGGCGGCGAAGGGTTCTTCCGCATCTCGTTTATCCAGCCGCCGGCACGCATCGCAGAGGCGGCGCGCCGCGCTGGTGACGTGCTGCGCTCGATGCGGACTGAACACGACGCACGACCGTCACCCGTCACGGCCCGAGGGTGA
- a CDS encoding family 10 glycosylhydrolase: MIVDPPPSVPTTATAPPRPDERAADAPRAAERLSRRVPARPAVSETAPDVAREFRGVWVATVANIDWPSKRTLSTAAQQRELLDLLDRAASLKLNAVIFQVRPAADALYASTIEPWSEYLTGTQGRAPEPFWDPLSFVIREAHARNLELHAWFNPYRARHTDARSPLASNHLARTNPALVKKYAGYLWMDPGEKAVRERTLRVVLDVVKRYDIDGVHIDDYFYPYPENTRRGREIPFPDDGSWRKYRKGGGTLDRGDWRRRNVDMLVEALHDGIHTVKPWVRFGVSPFGIWRPGYPAQVRGFDAFGKLYADGRKWLNEGWVDYFTPQLYWPTTRVAQSYPALLQWWAEENTQSRHLWPGNFTSRAGASGASAFSVGELVEQIRVTRLQPGATGNVHFSMKSFLLNQGSMNDSLAAGPYADIALTPATPWLPTAAPPTPALRLTNRNGTPALVLGTIGPAAPWQWLVQYRTPEGWTTTVLPGDATSVPLPVSGTPDRATVRAFNRVGVESPPVSISLSDTASGLNVSGRAAQPAASRSSSRGRPDGR; encoded by the coding sequence GTGATTGTTGATCCGCCGCCGTCGGTGCCGACCACCGCAACGGCGCCGCCGCGTCCTGACGAGCGCGCCGCTGATGCGCCGCGCGCCGCCGAACGTCTGTCACGGCGCGTCCCTGCACGACCGGCCGTGAGTGAAACCGCGCCGGACGTGGCGCGCGAGTTTCGCGGCGTGTGGGTGGCGACGGTTGCCAATATCGACTGGCCGTCGAAGCGGACGCTGTCCACGGCGGCACAGCAGCGCGAACTACTCGATCTGCTCGATCGTGCGGCGTCGCTCAAGCTCAACGCGGTCATCTTTCAGGTGCGCCCCGCTGCCGATGCGCTGTATGCATCCACTATTGAACCCTGGTCGGAGTACCTCACCGGAACGCAGGGCAGGGCCCCCGAGCCATTCTGGGATCCGTTGTCGTTTGTCATTCGCGAAGCGCACGCCCGCAATCTGGAACTGCACGCCTGGTTCAATCCGTATCGGGCGCGACACACCGACGCGCGAAGTCCCCTGGCGTCCAATCACTTGGCCCGCACCAATCCGGCGCTGGTGAAGAAATATGCCGGGTACCTCTGGATGGACCCCGGCGAGAAAGCAGTGCGCGAGCGCACGCTGCGCGTGGTGCTGGACGTGGTGAAGCGCTATGACATCGATGGCGTGCACATCGACGATTACTTCTACCCGTATCCCGAGAACACGAGGCGCGGGCGCGAGATCCCGTTCCCGGATGACGGGAGTTGGCGCAAGTACCGCAAAGGCGGCGGCACGTTGGATCGAGGGGATTGGCGGCGGCGAAACGTGGACATGCTGGTGGAAGCGTTGCACGATGGCATCCACACCGTGAAACCGTGGGTCCGGTTCGGCGTGAGTCCGTTCGGCATCTGGCGTCCCGGGTACCCCGCGCAGGTTCGCGGGTTTGACGCGTTCGGCAAGCTGTACGCCGATGGCCGAAAGTGGCTGAACGAAGGATGGGTGGACTACTTCACGCCGCAACTCTATTGGCCGACCACGCGGGTCGCGCAGTCCTATCCCGCACTCTTGCAGTGGTGGGCCGAGGAAAACACGCAGTCCCGTCATCTGTGGCCCGGGAATTTCACATCGCGCGCCGGCGCGTCGGGGGCGAGCGCGTTTTCGGTCGGCGAACTGGTGGAGCAGATCCGGGTCACACGGCTCCAACCCGGCGCCACCGGCAACGTGCACTTCAGCATGAAGTCGTTTCTGCTCAATCAAGGCAGCATGAACGACTCACTGGCGGCGGGTCCGTATGCCGACATTGCGCTGACACCGGCGACCCCGTGGCTGCCCACCGCGGCCCCGCCGACACCGGCGCTCCGCCTCACCAACCGGAATGGAACGCCCGCGTTGGTGTTGGGCACCATTGGTCCGGCCGCGCCATGGCAGTGGCTGGTACAATACCGAACGCCTGAAGGCTGGACCACCACCGTACTGCCAGGGGACGCCACGTCCGTTCCACTCCCGGTGTCCGGGACCCCCGATCGGGCCACCGTTCGCGCCTTCAACCGGGTGGGGGTTGAAAGTCCCCCCGTTTCGATATCGCTTTCAGATACGGCGTCCGGGCTGAATGTCTCCGGACGCGCCGCCCAGCCGGCGGCGTCCCGTTCTTCCTCCAGAGGTCGTCCCGATGGCCGTTGA
- the apaG gene encoding Co2+/Mg2+ efflux protein ApaG has translation MAVERSSFFYRITSGIRITVRPRYLRERSNPMLAQYVFAYHIRIENISDQAAQLRTRRWLIHDESAGDTVVEGEGVVGEQPHLMPGHVHEYRSFCVLKSPHGWMEGTYRFVRDDGSSFQAVIPRFTLAAEPRADTVS, from the coding sequence ATGGCCGTTGAACGTTCATCGTTCTTTTATCGAATTACCTCCGGTATCCGGATCACCGTGCGTCCGAGATATCTGCGGGAACGTTCGAATCCGATGCTCGCCCAGTATGTCTTCGCGTATCACATTCGCATCGAAAACATCAGTGATCAGGCGGCGCAACTCCGCACTCGCCGGTGGCTCATTCACGATGAGTCGGCCGGTGACACGGTGGTGGAAGGGGAGGGCGTGGTTGGCGAACAACCGCACTTGATGCCCGGTCACGTGCATGAGTACCGCTCGTTCTGTGTCCTCAAGTCGCCGCACGGTTGGATGGAAGGCACCTACCGTTTTGTGCGTGACGACGGCTCGTCATTCCAGGCGGTGATTCCGCGTTTCACGCTGGCCGCTGAGCCGCGCGCCGATACGGTCTCGTAG